CATTCACTACATCTGTTTCTAAGCAACAGCTAGCCGAAACTCTGGGGCAAGTGCTTCCAGAACCGGAACTCGACCGCTGCCTCAAACACGCCATAATCCAAGAGCCTGCTGCTGGAAAACAGTTTTGGCAAGCAGCTGATGCCGAACCTGGAATCTATATAATTATTGCAGGCAAGGTGAGGCTACTCGATAACACCAATGACTTACTTGTAACCCTAGAGACAGGAGCATCCTTTGGTGAGAGTACTCTATTTCCGACAGGCTCCTTTCAACCTTACTCTGCCAGAGCTTCTGTTAATCTGAAGCTCTACTATCTTCCTAATTGGCTGTTACAAGACCTGAGCCACAAATATCCTTCAATTCAAAAACATCTTTATCGTCAAGCAGTACTGCGGGATTGGCTACTGTTATGTCCTCAAATTGCTGCTTTACGCAAGCTGCCTGGATTGATGAAAGCGCTATCACTGCTGGAACGGCACGAACTTCCAGTAGGTCAACTCCCATCTGCCCTCAAAAATCAGAAGCTATGGCTCCTCCGGCGGGGGCAGTTGGTGCATACTTCAGGTCTAAGCCTGACGCAGGGAAGTATTTACACGCCCTCTCTGCTAAAGGGACATTCTTGGCAAGTAGATCGACCAACTGAGCTATACAGTCTCAATGAAACTCAATGGAAGACAGCGCTGGATTACTTACCCCAGTTGGAGCAGTTGCTTTCATCTGATACCTTGCCAGTGGTAGCAGAAGAGCAGGGGGACTCGGGGTCCCCGGTTCCGAAGGAACTGGGGATAGGGGGGAGAGGGGCAGGTGTGCAGGTGGGCAGGGCAGAGGAGCAGGGG
Above is a genomic segment from Chroococcidiopsis sp. SAG 2025 containing:
- a CDS encoding cyclic nucleotide-binding domain-containing protein, translating into MVQNSFTTSVSKQQLAETLGQVLPEPELDRCLKHAIIQEPAAGKQFWQAADAEPGIYIIIAGKVRLLDNTNDLLVTLETGASFGESTLFPTGSFQPYSARASVNLKLYYLPNWLLQDLSHKYPSIQKHLYRQAVLRDWLLLCPQIAALRKLPGLMKALSLLERHELPVGQLPSALKNQKLWLLRRGQLVHTSGLSLTQGSIYTPSLLKGHSWQVDRPTELYSLNETQWKTALDYLPQLEQLLSSDTLPVVAEEQGDSGSPVPKELGIGGRGAGVQVGRAEEQG